The genomic region AGCATGGGGGTCTGCAAAAAACTCATGTCCGGATCTCCCACACCTTCCGGCGTGTCTTACCCTTGATCTCCCGCGGTCCTTCGATAGATCGGAGATGCCGGTGCTGTTCCAGGATGGAGATAATCCGACCCGCCTTTGTGGTGTCGCGAATTGCGTTCGGACCGTGCTGCACAAGGTCCGTAACGCTGATGTATCTTTCCCCGGCCGCTTTCCATTTATCGCGCATCCATTGGCTGATTTGATCTGCCTCGACTAACTCGGCATTGACGCTCGCTGCGTTGCGCAGCCGCAGAGCTGTTTGTGCGTAATAGGTGGCGAGGTCGAAGCCGCGCTCCATCGTCTCCCGGTCGATTTCACGCGCATTCAGATCAGCGTAGACGGTGAGGATGCCGGCAAGCCGTGTGGCATGTTCCAAAAGCTTGTTAGCGAGCCCCGCGATTGGTCTCAAATCCCCGTCTGGACCGACACGACGCTCGATCTCATTTGCGAACGTGATCCAGAGTTGACGCGCATCAGGACTTAGGACGAGAGCACGAGGCGCCAACTCGTTGCGCGTTCCTGGTCGAAGGTTGGGGGGTGCTTTCAAAAGCTCGGTGAGCCTTTGATAGTAATCATCGAGCGCCGAATTGTGCCCGACATCGCGCTCACGCCAAAGACGTTGACCTTGCGTCGAATCTGGAGCGGCCGGAAGAAACCTCCAAATTAGCCCTTGGTCGCTCAGCGTCCGATCATTGTAGAACTGCATGCCGGCATCGGGCTGGATCTGCAGATGTAAGGAGAGACGCCTGCCTTCGCCAAACGTCGCGCCCTCAAGTGCTCGTGTCCGAGAAAACGTTCCATCATCCCATATTAAGGACATCGTGGCGCCAGTGCTGAGCTTGGCTTCATCCTTGAGAGCATGACCACCAGTGAAGACGCCTCCCTCAGTGGCGAAGACACCAATAGACGGCTGTCCATCTATGAGAAGTTTAGTCATTCCTTCGATCGTTATGTCGCTTACGATCAGGAACGGCTGAAGAGGCATAGGCGGCTCAGGCCCTAGCGCCGCGATCGCTTTTTCCTTCGCGGGATAATCCAGCTTTTTGTCGTTTGAGATTTGTCGAGTTTGAGCCTCCCACGCTTTGCGCTTTGCGATGCAAGGCCCGAGTTCTTCACGATACGTCTCGACTAACTCCCGTTGGCGCTGCTTGGTCGGTTGAGTGGCGAAGTTGTCGATTGTTGTTTTGCGCTCCCCAGACTCCGCGATGCCGATGAGGAAGACGGAGATAGGCTTTTCCTGGCCAGTCGGGAGAAGCACGTTGACATGCGCCTGACCTGCATGAGCAGCGGCGGCAATTACAGCATTTGCCGCTAACGCGAATGGACCCTGTGTCGCCGCTTGTATGGCAATCGCCGCGTGCTTGAGCGGGCCAAGTGCATCTTCTGGATATGAATTGGCGGCCGGCAGGGGCCGCGTCAGCGGCAACGGCTCATCGTCTTCAATTGCCGGCGTCGCAGATTGCGCAATAGGAGTGGCTGCCTTCGCTCCCCTCTCGCCCTTCCACCCCAGCGCTGCTGGCTCTATCCCCATTCGCTGGCAAAGCCATCGCGCCCCTGATGCCGCATCACGTTCGTTTCCGAAGCGCATGACAGCATCGATCGCCGTGAGGCCATGTTCTTCGCCGTGATCGGAGATCCCGGACGGATGATACGAAAGGTCTTCTTCAAGGTTTCGCCCCAACGCCTGGCTGGTTACACGCCAAGCGCCGGTCGCTTGTTTGCGTGCAGTCGGGTGCAGAGCGGGCACCCAAGCGTCGAGACGCTGAAGAGCGAAGCCATTCACGTTAGCGAAGAAGTCTCCGCCAGCAATGATTTGCTGCAAATAGACAGGCGCCGCAGTCTTCGATGGTTTCGCAGTCGATGCCGCAAGTTCTGAGAGATGTGCGAGTGTATTCGGCGCCGACGCGACTATGTTCGGCGTACCGTCTATTTGATCACCCGTGAACGTGAAGTAGCGTCCGGCGGTATAGACTTCGACGCGAATGTCATCCCTTTTGATCGTCGGCGCTTTGCCCAGCGCTAAGAGGTGAACACCTTCTCCCGAAGGGGAAATTTCGCCATAGGTTTCGCCAAGTTCGATAGTTGCCGCGGCCAGTGAAGAAAACGAACCGCTGTCGGAGATGCAGTGATCGAAGTCGATGCCTGTCAGCCCAGCGGCCTCAAGCATTATGCCAACGCCAGCATGTCCACACCGATGCATTGTGGCAACCGCTTCATCATAGGTGGCAAGAAACGTCGGGTCACTTTGCCATTTTCCCATTCGGCCGGTCGTTGCGGAGTGAGGCGGCTTCGTCCACCGGCCATCTCGAAGGATGAAATTCCAGGTGCACCAAACTCTCTTGGTCCCCAGATGTTGGATTGCGGGCGGCAGCGGTGCGTCTGCGAACTTGTACGCAGGCTTCGGCGGTATTGAGAGCTTCGCCTCGTGATCGAGGCCATTTGAAAGTGCTTGCACGATGTCGAACCTTTTGAGGTTTCGACAGCACCGCTCTTGCGGTTAAGCCCGGTACAGACTATAATCCGAAGCTGTCATCTTTGGTCGGATGATGTGAAATTCAGGTCGTGCGGCTTAGGCTGTTACGGCCTTTTTCTTTTCCGCACATGCTCATGCTGCGGCCTCAGCGTCACGAGAACGCGGCGATTTTCTCGGCTCCGCAATCGGACGGCTTTCGATCCATTGGTTGACGGCGCTCTCCCGCCAACGCACACCCTGAGTTCCGATGCGAACGCCCGGAGGGAACTCACCGGCCTTCAGCATCTTGTAGAATTTCGACATCCCGCAGCCGATGCGATCGATCACTACCTTGCCGGGCAGAAGGCGGTCGGACGAGCTTGCGTGTGAGTTTTCCATTTCGATCCTCGCGTTTGCATATCGATGCAAATCAGTGTGCGAGGATGATGAGAGTGAATTGAAATCACGTCATCGGGGGAAATTACATCAATTGTGAAACAAAATGTTTCACGTATTATGATAATAAAATCAATTGCCTGACAAGATTTCCGCAAAGCGACGCGCTAGACATTGACCCTTATTTATTGAGAGTTCCATTTTCGTTCGAATTTTCACGGGCACGATTTTTCTTCTTTGTCGATCGCAACAATAAGCGACACCGATTACATAACTCGTTCGCTGATTTCGGTTTAAACTCGGAAGGCAAAACAGGATATACAGCTCTTAAAAAGCGGAACATCGGACCATCGAGGGTTTCGCGGTCGGCCCCCCACGAGCCACGCAATTGCCCTCCTGCGCGCTGATAAAGTAGCAGCAGATGTCTTTCGAAATGCCGACCCTTCTTCCAGATGCGAAAATATGTTTGGTCATCATCGAACCGGAAGAGATTTTCGTATGTCAAACAGAGGTCAAGGAACTGATTTCGCCATTGGCGGATAAGCCTAAGCCTGATCATCTTCTCTAGCTCATCGAAGAATTCTGGCGATAGTTGCGTTCGATCGTAAGTCCGTGAAATGCGCTGGATACGCGCTCTTTGTCTCGAATTCATCAGCCTTTCGCTCCGCAGTATTTTGCCCAAGCATTCATCAGAGACCGTCTCTTCTCCAACAGCTTGCCGCGTCGGTAGGCGGCTTCCACCTTGCTATCGATCGCGTGAGCGAGCGCCATCTCTGCGACTTCACTCGGGAAGTCTGTTTCCTCGCTGCACCAATCTCTGAACGAGCTGCGAAAACCGTGGGCTGTCGCATCGACCTTCAAGCGCCGCAACAGCATCGTCAGCGCCATATCGCTGAGCGGTTTTCCTCTCGTCCTCTTGGAGGCAAAAACAAACTCTGCGTTGGGTGCGAGCCTCTGAGCCTCTTGGATGATCTCAATGGCGCGAGGCGATAGCGGAACGATGTGCTCGCGCTCCGCCTTCATGCGCGAAGCAGGGATCGTCCACAGCTTTGCCCTGAGATCGAACTCTAAAGGCGGAGCGCCACGCACTTCGCCAGAGCGAGCTGCAGTCAGGATCAGAAATTCGAGAGCCAGCTTTATGATGGGATCATGATCGTCCGCGCCGCGTAGCTTCGTCAGAAACGCGGGGAGATCAGCGTAGGGGAGGGCTGCAAAGTGTTTGACGGAGCTGCCTTGCTTGGGAAGGCCGATAGCAGCGATCCGGCAAGGATTTTCGCCGCTCCTATGTCCCGCCGCAGTTGCGTGATCCAAAACCGTTCGAAGGCGCTGAAGAACCCGCCGCGCCGTTTCGGCCTTGTCGGTCCAAATTGGCATCAGAATTTTGAGAATGTCGCCTGTCTCGACTTTGTTGACAGGGCGCTTACCGATCACCGGAAAAGCATAGGCCTCAAGCGTGTTGAGCCATTGATCGGTGTGCTTTCCATTGCGCCATGTCTTTAGGTTCGCTGCATGAACGATCTTCGCGCAATCCTCGAACGTCGGCACGCCCTGCCGCTCAGCGCGTCTTACAGCCACCGGATCAAGGCCGGCCTTGGCCTTCCTACGAATCTCATGCGCCAAATCGCGGGCTTCGCTAAGGCTGACAACCGACGTTCCACCAAGCCCGATATCCCGGCGCCGGCCATTGGTTTGCACCCGCAACACCCAGCGCGATGCGCCGGATTGATCGACGACAAGCATGAGACCGTTGCCGTCGCCATATCGGCCGGGCGTCCGCACCTTCTCGACGAAGAGGGCAGTCAGCCCCTTTTTCTTCCGTGAAACAGGCCGAATGTCATCCTGAATGGCCATGCGCTTCCCCCGAAGCTGCAAATCACCTGTCCCACGTTTTATCCCACAGTTTGTTGCGGATTGGAATGGAAGAGTGCGGAAGAACGCGCAAGAGTGTGGAAACTCAAAAGCCCAATGTTTGCTGGCTGTTTTCAGGAAATTCGGAGCGTAATGGAAGAGTATGGAAGAGTGCGAAATAAGGGTTCTGGCGGAGGGGGTGGGATTCGAACCCACGGTGGACTTGCGCCCACGCCGGTTTTCAAGACCGGTGCCTTAAACCACTCGGCCACCCCTCCAGGACCCACTGCGAGGAGGCCCCCTGGGAGGCGGCCTCGATGCGTATTGTCCCCGGATCGCCCCTCCTAGCGGGTTCCGGCGCCGGCCTCAAGCCCCGGGAGCCCCGCGCTTAACCTGATCCTAAGCAGCGTTTGTCATCATTCCAGCAAGCTTCGGCCATTCTCGCCGTGTGTAGTTGCGGTGTGGGTGCGCTTGGGCGGGCGTAGCGTATCGAGTTGGGTTTGCGTACATGGACAGGGGCCTTTACGGGAGGCTTGCCTGCCGGCTGATGCTGGCAGTCAGTGCCGCGGCGCTTTTGAGCGCCTGTTCGAGCAGCCCGTCGCCGCAATCCCTAACCGGCGTCAATCGCTCCACCTTCACGGAAGACGAATACGGCGTCAGCAGCAGTCCGCGGGTTGCGTCGGGTCGTGTTGCGAAGGGCGGCGGCAAGTTCAAACTTGGTTCGCCCTACAAGGTGGCGGGCAAATGGTACGTTCCCCGCGATAATCCGAATTACGACGAATACGGCGTAGCTTCTTGGTATGGCGCTGATTTCCACGGCCGCCGGACCGCGAACGGCGAGGTGTTCGACGCCAACGCGCTGACTGCGGCACATCCGACGCTGCCGCTGCCGTGCTATGCTTATGTGACCAATATTGACAACGGCCGGACGGTGCTAGTGCGCGTCAACGACCGCGGACCGTATGTCAACGATCGCCTGATCGACATGTCGTATGCGGCGGCCAAGCAACTTGGATTTGTCGGCAAGGGGCGTGCACGCGTCCGCGTGCGGTATGCCGGATTGGCGCCGCTCAATGGCGACGACAGCCGAGAACGGCACTTCCTGGCGCAGCAGAACAACCAGCCGTATCAGGGCCAGCCTTCGCCCGCGCGCGAATATGCGGCGGCCGAGACGAATGCCTCCGACTTGCCTGCAGATGCATCCGATCGGTGGGACCCAAACAGCTATCGCGCGGCGCTCGCGGGCAAGCCCGTGCCGCCAGCACCTGCTCCGGCCCAGAGATCACGGCGCCAGTTGGTGCAGACGGCGAGTATCGGCGAGCCTGATTTTACGCAGCGCATGTCTTTGACGGCCGCGCCGCAGCGTCAGCCGCAACCTGAGCCCGAGCCGTTCGACGCCCCGCAGCCGTTTGCGCCGGCGCAGACTTCGGCCGATAACGGCGACGCCTATCAGCCCGTATCGGCGTACGACGAGCCTGCGAGTAGCGGCTATTCCGGAACCGCGTATGTGCAAGTCGGCATTTTCAGAGATCGCTCCAATGCCGAGAGACTTAGGCGTGAACTTGGCGCTTTGGGTCCGGTGGAAGTAGCGCCTCTACAAGCCGGCAACGGTATGCAAGTCTATCGCGTCCGCGTTGGGCCTTTCTCGCAGGGCGAGGCGTCGCGCGCCCAGAGCCGCATTGCGACATATGGTGTCGCGAATACCGCGATCGTGATGGATTAAGCGGCTCATTGCACAATTCCCGTTAACCCGGCGTTGACCATGTCTCGATGCAGTCGGATACTTCGGTTTCCATCAGTCGGGTCGTCTAGCCAGGCGGCATCACACGGAAACGATTCGAGCGATGTGGAAGACGCGGAGCATTTGTCTCGTCATTGTTGCGATCGCAGGGCTGCTTGCGGTCGTGTTGCAAAATGCGGAAGCCGCTGAGACGGGGTTCGCGACCAAGGCACCGCATGCCATGCTGATGGACGCGGAAACGGGCGCCATCCTCTATCAGCACAACGCCGACGAGCTTTTCCCGCCAGCGAGCATGAGCAAGCTGATGACGCTGGAGGTGCTTTTCCGCGCCATCAAGGAAGGCCGCGTTAAAAAGACCGACGAATACAAGATGAGCGTCAACGCCTGGCGCAACGGCGGCGCACCGTCGGGCACGTCGGCGATGATGGTGCCGGTCAATACGACGGTGACGGTCGATGAGCTTATTCAAGGAGTCGCGGTTCAGTCGGGCAACGATGCCGCCATGTGCATCGCCGAGAACATGGCTGGAACCGAAGGCGCGTTTGCGCGGATGATGAACGAGGAGGCGCGACGGATCGGCCTCAAAAAATCAACGTTCGGCAATTCGACGGGACTGCCTGATCCCCACCAGCTGATGACGGCGCGGGAGCTTGCCATTCTGGCGCGCTACATCATCCGCGAATATCCGGACTTCTACCCGGTTTTCAGCCAGAAGGAATTTCGCTACCGCCAGCATCGCTTCATCAATCGCAATCCGCTGCTGTTCTTGAACATCGGCGCCGATGGCATGAAGACCGGGCATATCGCGGCTGCCGGCTATGGCCTCGTCGGCTCGGCCGTTCAGGACGGCAAGCGGCTGATCGTCGTCGTCAGCGGGCTGGAGAAAGCGGATCAGCGAAAGGACGAGGCTGCGAAGCTTCTGACGTGGGGCTTTCAGTCGTTCAGCGCGGTCAAGCTTTTCAACGCGGGTGAGATCGTCG from Hyphomicrobium sp. MC1 harbors:
- a CDS encoding YfjI family protein, with protein sequence MLEAAGLTGIDFDHCISDSGSFSSLAAATIELGETYGEISPSGEGVHLLALGKAPTIKRDDIRVEVYTAGRYFTFTGDQIDGTPNIVASAPNTLAHLSELAASTAKPSKTAAPVYLQQIIAGGDFFANVNGFALQRLDAWVPALHPTARKQATGAWRVTSQALGRNLEEDLSYHPSGISDHGEEHGLTAIDAVMRFGNERDAASGARWLCQRMGIEPAALGWKGERGAKAATPIAQSATPAIEDDEPLPLTRPLPAANSYPEDALGPLKHAAIAIQAATQGPFALAANAVIAAAAHAGQAHVNVLLPTGQEKPISVFLIGIAESGERKTTIDNFATQPTKQRQRELVETYREELGPCIAKRKAWEAQTRQISNDKKLDYPAKEKAIAALGPEPPMPLQPFLIVSDITIEGMTKLLIDGQPSIGVFATEGGVFTGGHALKDEAKLSTGATMSLIWDDGTFSRTRALEGATFGEGRRLSLHLQIQPDAGMQFYNDRTLSDQGLIWRFLPAAPDSTQGQRLWRERDVGHNSALDDYYQRLTELLKAPPNLRPGTRNELAPRALVLSPDARQLWITFANEIERRVGPDGDLRPIAGLANKLLEHATRLAGILTVYADLNAREIDRETMERGFDLATYYAQTALRLRNAASVNAELVEADQISQWMRDKWKAAGERYISVTDLVQHGPNAIRDTTKAGRIISILEQHRHLRSIEGPREIKGKTRRKVWEIRT
- a CDS encoding AlpA family transcriptional regulator → MENSHASSSDRLLPGKVVIDRIGCGMSKFYKMLKAGEFPPGVRIGTQGVRWRESAVNQWIESRPIAEPRKSPRSRDAEAAA
- a CDS encoding site-specific integrase, encoding MAIQDDIRPVSRKKKGLTALFVEKVRTPGRYGDGNGLMLVVDQSGASRWVLRVQTNGRRRDIGLGGTSVVSLSEARDLAHEIRRKAKAGLDPVAVRRAERQGVPTFEDCAKIVHAANLKTWRNGKHTDQWLNTLEAYAFPVIGKRPVNKVETGDILKILMPIWTDKAETARRVLQRLRTVLDHATAAGHRSGENPCRIAAIGLPKQGSSVKHFAALPYADLPAFLTKLRGADDHDPIIKLALEFLILTAARSGEVRGAPPLEFDLRAKLWTIPASRMKAEREHIVPLSPRAIEIIQEAQRLAPNAEFVFASKRTRGKPLSDMALTMLLRRLKVDATAHGFRSSFRDWCSEETDFPSEVAEMALAHAIDSKVEAAYRRGKLLEKRRSLMNAWAKYCGAKG
- a CDS encoding septal ring lytic transglycosylase RlpA family protein, which produces MDRGLYGRLACRLMLAVSAAALLSACSSSPSPQSLTGVNRSTFTEDEYGVSSSPRVASGRVAKGGGKFKLGSPYKVAGKWYVPRDNPNYDEYGVASWYGADFHGRRTANGEVFDANALTAAHPTLPLPCYAYVTNIDNGRTVLVRVNDRGPYVNDRLIDMSYAAAKQLGFVGKGRARVRVRYAGLAPLNGDDSRERHFLAQQNNQPYQGQPSPAREYAAAETNASDLPADASDRWDPNSYRAALAGKPVPPAPAPAQRSRRQLVQTASIGEPDFTQRMSLTAAPQRQPQPEPEPFDAPQPFAPAQTSADNGDAYQPVSAYDEPASSGYSGTAYVQVGIFRDRSNAERLRRELGALGPVEVAPLQAGNGMQVYRVRVGPFSQGEASRAQSRIATYGVANTAIVMD
- a CDS encoding D-alanyl-D-alanine carboxypeptidase family protein, with protein sequence MWKTRSICLVIVAIAGLLAVVLQNAEAAETGFATKAPHAMLMDAETGAILYQHNADELFPPASMSKLMTLEVLFRAIKEGRVKKTDEYKMSVNAWRNGGAPSGTSAMMVPVNTTVTVDELIQGVAVQSGNDAAMCIAENMAGTEGAFARMMNEEARRIGLKKSTFGNSTGLPDPHQLMTARELAILARYIIREYPDFYPVFSQKEFRYRQHRFINRNPLLFLNIGADGMKTGHIAAAGYGLVGSAVQDGKRLIVVVSGLEKADQRKDEAAKLLTWGFQSFSAVKLFNAGEIVGQARVWGGKTWYVPLAAKGDVMFTMPKYPANQRISAEIVYKAPLKPPVKKGDQVATLRISSSSSASAEVPLYATEDVSNGGIVRQGVDSLVLMALRRLAL